A genome region from candidate division WOR-3 bacterium includes the following:
- a CDS encoding YCF48-related protein, with the protein MKIGIWFGMFLIVSFVHSANLPWAWQNPLPEGNEYTDVCVINENIIFVVEEEAGTILKTTNGGLAWDVSFTPYPDSQPGYYELYGIDFPDSLTGYAVGNFWGSNWNTTYHAVILKTTNQGATWTFQYLGAQNTWLMDVDFPQGNNQVGYAVGRNGMILKTTNGGQNWVQQNSGTTYELLAVHFPVDANTGYVVGGNRTTTPVILKTTNGGSNWNSQTSPANVTYWDVCFIDNQNGYAGGYTLGSGGNGTIIKTTNGGSTWQQIWYQQYREIYSVHFLNAQVGYAGGWAHSNSGWSGSFIMKTTNGGSSWTPVFLPKFMTYVLPIGFANTQTGYAAGYVYDQNGGHGQLLKTTDAGTSWNFLNTGPEGIFWAVDFPESDQVGYAVGDAGYICKTTDGGATWVQQTTGTGQVFYDVDFLDNQLGFAVGANGTFFKTTNGGNVWTPKNSNTTATLYAVKFINSQIGYIAGLGSTGGVIMKSTDGGDNWISQNIPNNNTYRAIQDLFFFNADTGYAVAGATPSYGGAVGLVYKTTNGGQIWVENYAPSSANFYAIDFPENSQVGYISGLMGGTGTYKMIKTTNGGNSWTGQSLGGGIVPAVGVSFADNLIGYAVFRPGGYHMMMKTTNGGSNWFAINSMTWHGYEDIQAINANVVYAVGRGGMIRKTTNGGSVWIEEDKGDGDIKVDNHYQSLWVYPNPFRNQCLIKFQIPNPNDQTNPKSQITNKSALRNPKSEILLSIYDVSGRVVKSFSLESCILNHESSIIWFGDDNLGRELPAGVYFIVSEDKNCSPARVVKIK; encoded by the coding sequence ATGAAAATTGGAATTTGGTTTGGTATGTTCTTAATCGTTTCTTTTGTTCATTCAGCTAACCTCCCCTGGGCCTGGCAGAATCCATTACCTGAAGGTAATGAATACACTGATGTCTGTGTAATCAACGAAAATATTATTTTTGTTGTTGAAGAAGAGGCAGGAACCATTTTAAAGACGACAAATGGTGGCTTGGCCTGGGATGTAAGTTTCACACCTTATCCTGATTCCCAGCCTGGTTATTATGAACTTTATGGTATTGATTTTCCTGATTCGCTAACTGGCTATGCAGTCGGTAATTTCTGGGGTTCAAACTGGAATACAACATATCATGCTGTAATTTTAAAAACCACAAACCAGGGTGCAACCTGGACATTCCAGTATCTTGGCGCACAGAATACCTGGCTTATGGATGTTGATTTTCCGCAGGGAAACAATCAGGTCGGATATGCAGTAGGGAGAAATGGAATGATATTAAAAACGACAAATGGTGGGCAAAATTGGGTTCAGCAAAATTCTGGCACAACCTATGAATTGCTTGCAGTACATTTTCCCGTTGATGCAAATACTGGATATGTTGTTGGTGGGAATAGAACTACAACCCCGGTAATCTTAAAAACAACGAACGGTGGTTCCAACTGGAATAGCCAGACAAGTCCAGCAAATGTGACTTACTGGGATGTGTGTTTTATTGATAATCAGAACGGTTATGCAGGGGGGTATACATTAGGTAGTGGTGGCAATGGTACAATTATTAAAACAACCAATGGAGGTAGTACGTGGCAACAGATATGGTATCAACAATACCGTGAAATTTATTCAGTACATTTTTTGAATGCCCAGGTCGGGTATGCCGGTGGTTGGGCACACTCAAATTCGGGCTGGAGTGGAAGTTTCATTATGAAAACAACAAACGGAGGTAGTAGCTGGACTCCAGTCTTTCTTCCGAAATTTATGACTTATGTTTTACCGATTGGTTTTGCCAATACACAGACTGGCTATGCTGCAGGATATGTCTATGACCAGAATGGTGGCCATGGCCAACTTTTGAAAACTACGGATGCGGGCACATCCTGGAATTTCTTAAATACAGGTCCTGAAGGAATTTTTTGGGCTGTTGATTTTCCGGAGAGCGACCAGGTTGGTTATGCGGTTGGCGATGCAGGATATATATGCAAGACAACTGATGGAGGTGCAACCTGGGTACAGCAAACAACAGGAACCGGGCAGGTATTCTATGATGTTGATTTTCTTGATAATCAACTCGGTTTTGCAGTTGGTGCTAATGGAACATTTTTCAAGACAACCAACGGTGGTAATGTCTGGACTCCAAAAAATTCAAATACTACAGCCACCCTGTATGCAGTGAAATTCATAAATTCGCAAATTGGTTACATTGCTGGACTGGGAAGTACTGGTGGAGTGATAATGAAGTCTACGGATGGTGGTGATAACTGGATAAGTCAAAACATTCCTAATAATAATACTTATCGGGCAATCCAGGATTTATTTTTCTTTAATGCGGATACTGGTTATGCAGTTGCGGGTGCCACACCTTCTTATGGTGGTGCAGTTGGACTTGTATATAAAACCACTAATGGTGGTCAGATCTGGGTTGAAAACTATGCACCATCTTCAGCAAATTTCTATGCCATAGATTTTCCAGAAAATTCACAGGTTGGTTATATTTCAGGTTTAATGGGAGGTACCGGGACTTATAAAATGATAAAGACAACCAATGGGGGCAATTCCTGGACAGGACAAAGCCTGGGGGGTGGTATTGTTCCCGCTGTTGGCGTATCCTTTGCGGATAATCTTATTGGATACGCAGTTTTCAGACCGGGTGGATACCATATGATGATGAAGACAACGAATGGTGGTTCAAACTGGTTTGCTATCAATTCTATGACCTGGCACGGTTATGAGGATATCCAGGCGATCAATGCAAATGTCGTTTATGCAGTGGGCAGGGGCGGAATGATCCGCAAGACAACAAATGGTGGAAGCGTTTGGATTGAGGAAGATAAAGGTGATGGAGATATAAAGGTTGATAATCATTATCAAAGTTTGTGGGTTTATCCGAATCCCTTCAGGAATCAATGTTTGATTAAATTCCAAATCCCAAATCCCAATGACCAAACAAATCCCAAATCCCAAATTACAAACAAATCCGCATTGCGCAATCCGAAATCCGAAATTTTATTAAGTATCTATGATGTTTCAGGCAGGGTTGTTAAGTCTTTCAGTCTTGAATCCTGTATCTTGAATCATGAATCCAGTATCATCTGGTTCGGCGATGACAATCTGGGTCGTGAATTACCTGCCGGTGTCTATTTTATTGTCTCTGAGGATAAGAATTGCTC
- the topA gene encoding type I DNA topoisomerase: MSKGKKVIVVESPTKAKTIKSFLGREYTIVSSRGHIKDLPKSDLGVKIENNFEPKYIKIKGKAKIINEIKNVCKNSAKIYIASDPDREGEAIAQHIAEELNSSAPIIKRALFHEITPEYVRKALQNPVSIDPNLVDAHKARRVLDRIVGYFTSPFLWKVIKSGLSAGRVQSVALRLICEREKEIESFQPTPYWNISGTFLTNANESFNANLIKIEGVQRKVLSEEELNNIKNILKPNTKFTVTIYRITTPEKIPAPPFITSTLQQEASRQFNITPKKTMQIAQSLYEGIHLPQGTIGLITYMRTDSTRVNDQAIESVREYIDGKFGSDYLPKEPRKFKDKKSAQSGHEAIRPTRINIEPDSIIDYLTPDQYKIYKLIFDRFVASQMANARYELKEVFFEYMGLEFKAEETKPLFLGYQLLTGETIQRGFVPKLKVGDTVILQQINIEEKQTEPLPRFTEATLIKKLEENGIGRPSTYAHIIQTLFDRRYIIKNNGKLIPTDLGREVYNIIIPRFNNIFEIPFTARMEEELDLVEAGKKKWQEVVKEFYEPFAKVVNQANADAESIKKNIQQTIDKICPQCGRPMVIRWGKYGKFLACSGFPECKYSENLEVQITNKTCPKCGKALVIKKGKYGEFLACSGYPECKYTENLTHDVPCPVCSGTVIILSGKKGRIYKCKACGFSSFYPPTEQKCPQCGKGTVLKKNKPFCLSCKK; this comes from the coding sequence GTGAGCAAAGGCAAAAAAGTCATAGTTGTGGAGTCTCCAACAAAAGCCAAGACGATAAAATCATTTCTTGGCAGGGAATATACAATTGTATCATCAAGGGGACATATCAAGGATCTGCCAAAATCAGATCTTGGGGTAAAAATAGAAAATAACTTTGAACCAAAATATATAAAAATAAAGGGAAAGGCAAAAATAATTAACGAAATCAAGAATGTTTGTAAGAATTCGGCGAAAATTTACATAGCGTCAGACCCTGACCGTGAAGGTGAAGCAATTGCCCAGCATATCGCTGAAGAATTGAATTCAAGTGCACCAATTATAAAAAGGGCATTATTTCATGAAATCACCCCCGAATATGTAAGAAAAGCACTTCAAAACCCGGTTTCAATAGACCCCAATCTGGTTGATGCGCATAAGGCACGCCGGGTTCTTGACCGTATTGTAGGTTATTTTACAAGTCCATTTTTATGGAAGGTCATAAAATCGGGACTCTCAGCAGGAAGGGTACAGAGCGTTGCATTAAGGCTAATATGTGAAAGAGAAAAAGAAATTGAATCTTTCCAACCAACGCCTTACTGGAATATTTCGGGCACATTTTTAACAAATGCAAATGAATCCTTCAATGCCAATCTGATAAAAATTGAAGGTGTCCAAAGAAAAGTGCTATCAGAAGAAGAGCTCAATAATATCAAAAATATTTTGAAACCGAACACAAAGTTTACGGTAACGATTTACAGAATAACAACCCCCGAGAAGATCCCGGCTCCACCCTTCATCACATCTACGCTTCAGCAGGAGGCTTCAAGGCAATTCAACATAACTCCCAAAAAAACAATGCAGATCGCCCAGAGCTTGTACGAAGGAATACACCTTCCGCAAGGGACAATTGGTTTGATTACATATATGAGAACCGATTCCACAAGGGTGAATGACCAGGCAATCGAATCGGTAAGAGAATACATTGATGGAAAGTTTGGAAGCGACTATCTTCCCAAGGAACCAAGAAAGTTCAAAGATAAAAAAAGTGCGCAGTCCGGGCATGAAGCAATCAGACCAACAAGAATCAACATTGAACCTGATTCAATAATTGATTACCTTACCCCTGATCAGTATAAAATATATAAATTGATATTCGACCGTTTTGTTGCATCACAGATGGCAAATGCTCGATATGAATTAAAAGAAGTCTTTTTTGAATATATGGGTCTTGAATTCAAGGCAGAAGAAACAAAGCCTCTATTCCTTGGTTATCAGCTGTTAACCGGTGAAACAATCCAAAGAGGTTTTGTACCAAAACTCAAGGTCGGTGATACGGTAATCTTACAGCAAATCAATATTGAAGAAAAACAGACCGAACCCCTGCCAAGATTTACTGAAGCAACATTAATCAAAAAATTAGAAGAAAATGGAATTGGCAGACCTTCTACCTATGCCCATATCATACAAACTTTATTTGACCGTAGATATATAATTAAAAATAATGGAAAATTAATTCCAACCGACCTGGGCAGAGAAGTATATAATATAATTATCCCCAGATTCAACAATATCTTTGAAATACCATTCACCGCCCGAATGGAAGAAGAACTTGACCTCGTTGAAGCAGGAAAGAAAAAATGGCAAGAAGTTGTTAAAGAATTTTACGAACCGTTTGCAAAAGTTGTAAATCAAGCAAATGCAGATGCAGAAAGTATAAAGAAAAATATTCAGCAGACAATTGATAAAATTTGTCCGCAGTGTGGGAGACCTATGGTGATTAGATGGGGTAAATACGGCAAATTTCTTGCCTGTTCAGGATTTCCTGAGTGTAAATATTCAGAAAATCTTGAAGTTCAAATCACAAATAAAACCTGTCCAAAATGCGGTAAGGCACTCGTGATTAAAAAAGGAAAATATGGTGAATTCCTTGCCTGCAGTGGTTATCCAGAATGCAAATACACGGAAAACCTTACCCACGATGTTCCTTGTCCTGTTTGTAGCGGCACGGTGATAATCTTATCTGGTAAAAAGGGTCGGATATATAAATGTAAGGCATGTGGATTCAGTTCTTTTTATCCACCTACAGAACAAAAATGCCCGCAATGTGGTAAAGGCACGGTTTTAAAGAAAAACAAACCATTCTGTCTCAGTTGCAAAAAATAA
- a CDS encoding deoxyribonuclease IV, with amino-acid sequence MKLGFHISIAGGFRYVYTRAKETNSETIQIFSRNPRSWKYKDIDDEDCLIFTKQIKENGIAPVFIHLPYLNNLGSNNDLLYKRSVDSLIEDLKRAEKLKAEYLITHSGSNPHLKSGIKKMIEAIIRALSVINNNVIILIENTAGSGNEFGYRFEQLSEILKGVNSNRLGIVFDTAHAFAAGYELRTEKGVNETIKNLERYIGFENIHLIHFNDSLAKLGSKKDRHWHIGKGEIGKGMKFIINHPGLKDLPFIMETPRAGIKEDLMNMAMAREMIRNP; translated from the coding sequence ATGAAATTAGGCTTTCACATTTCAATTGCTGGTGGTTTTAGATATGTTTACACAAGGGCTAAAGAAACAAACTCTGAAACAATACAGATTTTTTCCCGAAATCCAAGAAGTTGGAAATATAAAGACATTGACGATGAAGATTGTTTAATCTTTACAAAACAAATAAAAGAGAATGGTATAGCACCGGTCTTTATCCATCTCCCCTATTTGAACAACCTTGGTTCTAATAATGACCTATTATATAAAAGGTCAGTCGATTCATTAATTGAAGATTTAAAAAGGGCAGAAAAATTGAAGGCAGAATATTTAATAACCCATAGTGGTTCTAACCCGCATTTAAAATCAGGGATAAAAAAAATGATTGAGGCAATTATTAGGGCATTGTCTGTTATCAATAATAATGTCATAATACTTATAGAAAATACAGCAGGAAGTGGGAATGAGTTCGGTTATAGATTTGAGCAATTGAGTGAAATATTAAAGGGAGTGAATTCCAATAGGTTAGGCATTGTATTTGATACTGCCCATGCATTTGCCGCGGGTTATGAATTAAGAACAGAAAAAGGGGTTAATGAAACAATAAAAAATTTAGAAAGATATATTGGTTTTGAAAATATTCACCTCATTCATTTTAATGATTCACTGGCAAAATTGGGTTCAAAAAAGGATAGACACTGGCATATTGGAAAAGGAGAGATTGGAAAAGGTATGAAATTTATAATAAACCATCCTGGACTTAAAGACCTACCCTTTATTATGGAAACACCAAGGGCAGGGATTAAAGAAGACCTAATGAATATGGCGATGGCAAGAGAAATGATAAGAAATCCTTGA
- a CDS encoding acetyl-CoA carboxylase carboxyltransferase subunit alpha: protein MNGGIYLDFEKPVIELERKIEELKKLSGVDDEIERLQQQAERLKRKIYSNLSRWQRVQLARHPRRPYAIDIINATTTDFIELHGDRRFSDDPAIVAGLGKIGKYSIAIVAQQKGRDTKEKIKRNFGMPHPEGYRKALRIVKMAEKFSIPVLSIVDTPGAYPGVGAEERGQFEAIAYNLFEFALLKVPILVVILGEGGSGGALAIAQGDRVLMMENAIYSVISPEGCASILWRDASKNKDAAEALKITAQDLLQFKIIDEIIPEPLGGAHMDYQKTAENIKSAVLKNLEELLQIPVDELIEKRIEKYRKMGVYKE from the coding sequence ATGAACGGCGGCATTTACCTTGATTTTGAAAAACCAGTTATTGAACTGGAAAGGAAGATTGAGGAATTAAAGAAACTCAGTGGTGTTGACGATGAAATTGAAAGACTTCAGCAGCAGGCTGAGCGGTTAAAGCGGAAGATTTATTCAAATCTAAGTCGGTGGCAGAGAGTCCAACTTGCCCGCCATCCCCGTAGACCGTACGCGATTGATATTATCAATGCCACAACCACTGATTTTATTGAACTACACGGTGACCGCAGATTCAGCGATGACCCGGCAATCGTTGCCGGATTGGGTAAAATTGGTAAATACTCTATTGCCATCGTTGCCCAACAGAAGGGCCGTGATACAAAAGAAAAAATAAAACGAAACTTCGGAATGCCCCATCCTGAAGGATACCGCAAGGCACTTAGAATAGTAAAAATGGCAGAAAAATTCAGCATACCCGTGTTAAGCATTGTTGACACACCCGGGGCATATCCAGGTGTTGGTGCTGAAGAACGGGGTCAATTTGAGGCAATTGCCTACAACCTTTTTGAATTTGCCTTATTAAAGGTTCCCATTCTTGTTGTTATATTAGGTGAAGGTGGTTCTGGCGGTGCCCTTGCCATTGCTCAAGGGGACAGGGTCCTGATGATGGAAAACGCAATATATTCTGTAATATCACCGGAAGGATGTGCATCAATACTCTGGCGTGATGCCTCAAAAAATAAAGACGCTGCTGAGGCATTAAAAATTACTGCCCAGGACTTGCTACAATTCAAAATCATTGACGAAATCATTCCTGAACCACTCGGCGGTGCCCATATGGATTATCAAAAGACTGCCGAAAACATAAAATCAGCGGTATTAAAAAATCTTGAAGAACTGCTCCAAATCCCGGTTGATGAATTGATTGAAAAAAGGATTGAGAAATATAGAAAAATGGGGGTATATAAGGAATAA
- a CDS encoding DUF4388 domain-containing protein, whose amino-acid sequence MALEGNLEDFELTDVFQLIQLGAKDGSLRIQTPSDVGVVYFKNGMVVHAKTNNLIGEQAIDSILQWRKGRFLFKPGEETLEKTVELPIQQVILDAARRIDELNKIQRLIPSFDMVPKIVEVPDVGIEKINLRPEEWKVLAFVDGSLSIREISQRVKLSEFETGRILYGLISSGLVKLIQEKSEEKQKIEPTPPGSDEDDKKGGIFGIFKKK is encoded by the coding sequence ATGGCTTTAGAGGGAAATTTAGAAGATTTTGAATTAACTGATGTATTTCAATTAATACAATTAGGCGCCAAAGATGGTAGTTTAAGAATTCAGACCCCAAGCGATGTTGGGGTTGTCTATTTTAAAAACGGTATGGTCGTTCATGCAAAAACCAATAACTTAATAGGTGAACAGGCGATTGACTCAATATTACAGTGGCGTAAAGGTAGATTTTTATTCAAGCCGGGTGAAGAAACCCTTGAGAAAACTGTGGAGCTGCCGATACAACAAGTCATACTTGATGCAGCAAGACGTATTGATGAGTTAAATAAAATTCAGCGGTTGATTCCTTCTTTTGATATGGTCCCAAAGATTGTTGAGGTTCCTGATGTAGGGATTGAAAAAATAAATCTCAGGCCTGAAGAATGGAAGGTTCTGGCATTCGTTGATGGTTCTCTGTCAATCAGGGAAATTTCACAAAGAGTAAAACTTTCTGAATTTGAAACCGGAAGAATCCTTTATGGACTGATTTCTTCCGGGCTTGTTAAACTAATTCAAGAAAAATCAGAAGAAAAACAGAAGATAGAACCAACCCCACCCGGTTCAGATGAGGATGATAAAAAGGGTGGCATTTTTGGAATATTTAAGAAAAAATAA
- a CDS encoding C25 family cysteine peptidase, translating to MHYFRRWLFMIAIFVITGYCQEIGARYLIITHDNFYNDILPLAQWKHKKGMRTKVVRLSEIGSTAPQIRDYIVNAYNNWIVKPEYILFVGAPNYIPFPLVLGWNSDNYYTNMDDNLYNEILSGRLTVHNTTEVQTVVQKIIAYERYPNTADTFWFKRACLIANEDNGYYPPIGNDTVYWNDVRQAKNLMLSNGYDLIDTLSAGLGNNAYSVYQSINSGRGFLLYRGTGLGQWYPPFDCNPDLTTNGTKLPIVLSITCRTIGTGSTPAQVERWFLTGSPTNLRGGAGLFATTTVGGGFITFLRSAVSRGFFDAVFFDGKRTFGEACEGGRVRVYTMYPYSGGDEEYVGFTTIGDPEMGIWTAPPCSLLVIHPQMIPYGSANFTVAVNKAVDLSPISNAFVCVMAKQDSGVYVLDTTDINGQAYFSINPLIVQDTIYVTVTGKNLKPYEGYMTVQNSEIPYVVYLKSVIDDSLYGNNNNLINPGEMINLPLWIKNWGDSTAHNVFGLLRTNDIYTTIFDSIKWFGEIQGRDSSYTGDSGYVFSIATNCPDLHNITFDLICKDMNDSIWISHFNHPVFAPELTLLEILISGGNGNSNLEPGETVFVKVKIKNTGHSPIDSVYAILQGLSNYTVITDSTGSYPHIGIDSSAVNDLDPFIVYADSLTLPGTSAEFQMVLYSLFYHDTISFSIVIGKKDYFIWNPDLTPQPGQNMHNILTSLGYSGEISANLPQILNLYNCVFVCLGVFPNNYVIQSGSAEAQRLVDFALSGGRLYMEGGDVWYYDPMMGGYDFSNLFGLNPIDDGGSNMGPIGGIAGTFTQGMDFNYAGENEWMDHISPLNPGSFLIFRDTDNYFDCGVAYDAGIYRTVATSFELGALFDGTPPSTRAVLLDSIMHFFGCLHGIAEDKTSKLQPVKLDLQICPNPCRDHLVIKFEIRNPKSEISLSVYDVSGRVVKQFNHLTIQPFNQLVWDGRDDLGRKLPAGVYFVRLEAGDYKQIEKAVLLR from the coding sequence ATGCATTACTTCCGAAGATGGCTTTTTATGATTGCAATTTTTGTTATTACAGGATATTGTCAGGAGATTGGTGCGCGATATTTAATAATCACCCATGATAATTTTTATAATGATATTCTACCACTTGCGCAGTGGAAACATAAGAAAGGAATGCGCACAAAGGTTGTAAGATTATCTGAAATTGGCTCAACTGCGCCCCAGATAAGGGATTATATTGTTAATGCTTATAATAACTGGATTGTAAAACCTGAGTACATTCTTTTTGTTGGTGCCCCCAATTATATACCCTTTCCTCTTGTACTTGGTTGGAATTCAGATAATTATTATACTAACATGGATGACAATTTATATAATGAAATTCTCTCAGGAAGGTTGACTGTCCATAATACAACCGAAGTTCAGACCGTTGTTCAAAAGATTATTGCTTATGAGCGTTACCCGAATACTGCAGATACCTTCTGGTTCAAGCGGGCATGTCTTATTGCCAATGAAGACAATGGTTATTATCCACCAATCGGTAATGATACAGTCTATTGGAATGATGTTCGTCAAGCAAAGAATCTAATGCTTTCTAATGGCTATGATTTGATTGATACCCTGTCCGCTGGTCTTGGTAATAATGCCTACAGTGTATATCAATCAATAAATAGTGGCAGGGGATTTTTGCTTTATCGTGGAACAGGCCTTGGACAATGGTATCCACCTTTTGATTGTAACCCAGATCTGACCACAAATGGCACAAAATTACCTATCGTTCTTTCAATTACTTGTAGAACCATTGGCACCGGTTCGACACCTGCCCAGGTAGAGAGATGGTTTCTCACCGGTTCACCCACAAATTTGAGAGGCGGCGCTGGTTTGTTTGCTACAACTACAGTCGGTGGCGGGTTTATTACATTCTTGAGGAGCGCGGTATCGCGCGGCTTTTTTGATGCAGTATTTTTTGATGGGAAAAGGACTTTTGGCGAAGCGTGTGAGGGCGGCAGAGTAAGGGTTTATACTATGTATCCATATTCCGGGGGTGATGAGGAATATGTTGGGTTCACTACAATCGGCGACCCGGAGATGGGTATCTGGACTGCACCGCCCTGCTCACTTCTGGTAATACATCCGCAAATGATTCCTTATGGTAGTGCAAACTTTACAGTAGCAGTCAATAAAGCAGTGGATTTATCACCAATAAGTAATGCCTTTGTTTGTGTAATGGCAAAACAGGATTCCGGGGTCTATGTCCTTGATACAACGGACATTAATGGTCAGGCTTACTTTTCAATAAATCCATTGATTGTTCAAGATACAATTTATGTCACGGTAACAGGGAAAAACTTAAAACCGTATGAAGGTTATATGACTGTTCAAAACTCAGAAATACCTTATGTAGTATATTTGAAATCCGTTATTGATGATTCATTATACGGTAATAACAATAATCTTATTAATCCGGGGGAAATGATTAATTTACCATTGTGGATAAAAAACTGGGGAGACAGCACAGCCCATAATGTTTTTGGATTATTGAGGACGAACGATATATATACAACGATTTTTGATTCAATAAAATGGTTTGGTGAAATTCAGGGCAGAGATTCATCTTATACGGGTGATAGTGGATATGTTTTTTCTATAGCCACAAATTGTCCTGACCTACACAATATAACTTTTGATTTGATCTGTAAAGATATGAATGATTCGATATGGATTTCGCATTTCAACCATCCGGTTTTTGCTCCGGAATTGACTCTCCTTGAAATTTTAATCAGTGGTGGAAATGGCAATTCTAATCTGGAACCGGGTGAGACCGTATTTGTCAAGGTAAAGATAAAAAATACGGGACATTCACCAATTGATAGTGTGTATGCAATATTGCAAGGCCTTTCAAATTATACGGTCATTACTGATTCAACTGGAAGTTATCCGCATATTGGTATTGATTCTTCAGCAGTAAATGATTTAGACCCATTCATTGTATATGCAGACTCATTAACCCTTCCGGGAACATCCGCAGAATTTCAGATGGTATTATATTCTTTATTCTATCATGATACAATATCATTTTCTATCGTTATCGGAAAGAAAGATTATTTTATTTGGAATCCTGATTTGACCCCACAGCCGGGGCAGAATATGCACAATATACTAACCAGTCTGGGCTACTCAGGTGAAATCAGTGCAAATCTACCTCAAATTTTGAATCTCTACAATTGTGTATTTGTCTGTTTAGGGGTATTCCCAAATAACTATGTTATTCAATCGGGTAGTGCCGAAGCGCAGAGGTTGGTTGATTTTGCATTGTCTGGTGGTAGATTGTATATGGAAGGTGGTGATGTGTGGTATTACGATCCGATGATGGGTGGCTATGATTTTTCAAATCTATTTGGATTAAACCCAATTGATGACGGTGGGTCAAATATGGGACCAATCGGAGGTATTGCTGGAACATTTACCCAGGGAATGGATTTTAATTACGCTGGTGAGAATGAATGGATGGACCATATAAGTCCTTTAAATCCCGGTTCATTTTTAATCTTTAGAGACACAGATAATTATTTTGATTGCGGGGTTGCCTATGATGCGGGAATCTATCGTACAGTTGCGACTTCTTTTGAACTTGGAGCACTTTTTGATGGAACACCACCTTCAACCAGGGCTGTTTTGCTTGATTCAATTATGCATTTTTTTGGTTGTTTACACGGAATCGCTGAAGATAAAACTTCAAAACTACAACCTGTAAAATTAGATTTGCAGATTTGCCCGAATCCTTGCAGGGATCACCTTGTGATTAAATTCGAAATTCGAAATCCGAAATCCGAAATCTCATTGAGTGTATACGATGTTTCGGGTCGGGTAGTTAAGCAATTTAACCATTTAACCATTCAACCATTTAACCAGTTGGTTTGGGATGGTCGTGATGATTTAGGTCGCAAGTTGCCTGCCGGTGTTTATTTTGTGCGGTTGGAGGCTGGAGATTATAAGCAGATTGAGAAGGCGGTGTTGTTGAGATAA